One Pseudomonas sp. AN-1 genomic region harbors:
- the ccoN gene encoding cytochrome-c oxidase, cbb3-type subunit I translates to MSTTISEQAYDYKVVRQFAVMTVVWGVVGMAMGVLIASQLVWPALNFDLGWTSFGRLRPLHTSLVIFAFGGCGLFAASYYTVQRTCQARLFGGPLIGFTFWGWQAVIAIMLVSLPLGYTTTKEYAEIEFTGAVVMAIVWVAYAVVFFGTVMRRRTRHIYVGNWFFGAFILATAMLHIVNHLAIPVGWFKSYSLYSGATDAMVQWWYGHNAVGFFLTTGFLGMMYYFVPKQAGRPVYSYRLSIVHFWALITLYIWAGPHHLHYTALPDWAQTLGMVMSIILLAPSWGGMINGMMTLSGSWHKLRTDPILRFLVVSLAFYGMSTFEGPMMAIKTVNALSHYTDWTIGHVHAGALGWVAMITFGSLYHLIPKVFGRAQMHSVALINLHFWLATIGTVLYIASMWVNGIMQGLMWRATNEDGTLTYSFVEALEASHAGFLVRLIGGLFFLSGMLLMAWNTWRTVRLADPVVSQAHAQCA, encoded by the coding sequence ATGAGCACAACGATTTCCGAACAGGCCTACGACTACAAAGTCGTCCGCCAGTTTGCCGTGATGACCGTGGTCTGGGGCGTCGTCGGCATGGCCATGGGGGTGTTGATCGCCTCGCAGCTGGTCTGGCCCGCCCTCAACTTCGACCTCGGATGGACCAGCTTCGGCCGCCTGCGCCCGCTGCACACCAGCCTGGTGATCTTCGCCTTCGGCGGTTGCGGGCTGTTCGCCGCCTCCTACTACACGGTACAGCGCACCTGCCAGGCCCGCCTGTTCGGTGGCCCGCTGATCGGCTTCACCTTCTGGGGCTGGCAGGCGGTGATCGCCATCATGCTGGTCAGCCTGCCGCTGGGCTACACCACCACCAAGGAATACGCCGAAATCGAGTTCACCGGCGCGGTGGTGATGGCCATCGTCTGGGTCGCCTACGCCGTGGTGTTCTTCGGCACGGTGATGCGCCGCCGGACCAGGCACATCTACGTCGGCAACTGGTTCTTCGGCGCCTTCATCCTCGCCACGGCGATGCTGCACATCGTCAACCACCTGGCCATCCCGGTCGGCTGGTTCAAGTCCTACTCGCTCTACTCCGGCGCCACCGACGCCATGGTGCAGTGGTGGTACGGCCACAACGCGGTGGGCTTCTTCCTGACCACGGGCTTCCTCGGCATGATGTACTACTTCGTGCCCAAGCAGGCCGGCCGCCCGGTGTATTCCTACCGGCTGTCGATCGTGCACTTCTGGGCGCTGATCACCCTGTACATCTGGGCCGGCCCGCACCACCTGCACTACACCGCGCTGCCCGACTGGGCGCAGACCCTCGGCATGGTGATGTCGATCATCCTGCTCGCGCCGAGCTGGGGCGGCATGATCAACGGCATGATGACCCTATCCGGCTCCTGGCATAAGTTGCGCACCGACCCGATCCTGCGCTTCCTGGTGGTGTCGCTGGCCTTCTACGGCATGTCCACCTTCGAGGGGCCGATGATGGCGATCAAGACCGTCAACGCCCTGTCCCACTACACCGACTGGACCATCGGCCATGTGCACGCCGGGGCGCTCGGCTGGGTGGCGATGATCACCTTCGGCTCGCTGTACCACCTGATCCCCAAGGTGTTCGGCCGCGCGCAGATGCACAGCGTCGCCCTGATCAACCTGCATTTCTGGCTGGCGACCATCGGTACCGTGCTGTACATCGCCTCGATGTGGGTCAACGGCATCATGCAGGGCCTGATGTGGCGGGCCACCAACGAGGACGGCACCCTGACCTATTCGTTCGTCGAGGCGCTGGAGGCCAGCCACGCCGGCTTCCTGGTGCGACTGATCGGCGGCCTGTTCTTCCTCAGCGGCATGCTGCTGATGGCCTGGAACACCTGGCGCACCGTGCGCCTTGCCGACCCTGTCGTCTCTCAGGCTCATGCGCAGTGCGCATGA
- a CDS encoding cbb3-type cytochrome c oxidase subunit 3, giving the protein MTNEFWLLTCATLFIAAVQFCLSGKSQRGLDEATMLPFADDPEVARRMEQATGRSRTGCACPGSCRGRCDDWNNFRA; this is encoded by the coding sequence ATGACCAACGAGTTCTGGTTGCTGACCTGCGCGACCCTGTTCATCGCCGCCGTGCAGTTCTGTCTCTCGGGCAAGAGCCAGCGCGGTCTGGACGAGGCGACCATGCTGCCCTTTGCGGACGACCCGGAGGTGGCGCGGCGCATGGAGCAGGCCACCGGGCGCAGCCGCACGGGATGTGCCTGTCCTGGTTCTTGCCGTGGCCGCTGTGATGACTGGAACAACTTCCGCGCCTGA